Proteins encoded within one genomic window of Salmo salar unplaced genomic scaffold, Ssal_v3.1, whole genome shotgun sequence:
- the LOC123732234 gene encoding stonustoxin subunit beta-like translates to MKPGIRKYVCDLTLDPNTVFRYSFLSEENKKVTHMGKYHPYPDHPERFEHCGEVLCREGLTGRCYWEAEWNGGEVDIGVAYKGISRREGGEDCWLGFNDKSWSVVCSENSYRARHNKKSTFIDVPSSSSHRVGVYLDWSAGTLSFYRASSDTLTHLITFTSTFTEPLYPGFHLWGCGASASLCQVVPVSNTT, encoded by the exons atgaaacctgggattagaaaat atgtctgtgatctcacactggacccaaacacagtatTCAGATACAGctttctgtctgaggagaacaaaaAGGTGACACATATGGGAAAGTACCatccgtatcctgatcacccagagagatttgagcaCTGTGGAGAGgtactgtgtagagagggtctgactgggcgctgttactgggaggcagAGTGGAATGGGGGAGAGGTTGATATAGGAGTggcatataaaggaatcagcaggagagaaGGGGGTGAGGACTGTTGGCTTGGattcaatgacaagtcctggagtgtGGTCTGCTCTGAAAACAGTTACAGAGCCAGGCACAATAAGAAGTCCACCttcatagacgtcccctcctccagctcccacagagtaggagtgtatctggactggtcagccggcactctgtccttctatagagcctcctctgacacactgacccacctgatcacattcacctccacattcactgagcccctctatccagggtttcaTCTTTGGGGTTGTGGTGCCTCAGCGTCCCTGTGTCAGGTGGTCCCTGTGTCAAACACAACATGA